A window of the Diabrotica undecimpunctata isolate CICGRU chromosome 1, icDiaUnde3, whole genome shotgun sequence genome harbors these coding sequences:
- the LOC140433823 gene encoding uncharacterized protein, which produces MLAEIIKYIASILGLIRNDFNDENVRKGLVECTKAIKKIHNAMRTAKTTGEKQHLEAQMRQVKTLRNQLKAEHKKGAGLTPTKETAKHRVQWDDSISAFNSRIRTGVISNIKHKDPGSFLNDCKALFKRRIQNVLKKDEAVKVNMTFGGDFEIASGEKIYKDTKYFTTSNSPIYRDTNLDEWFEKKVVEPINRDLEEFQERDSGWALKAVVNLGVNINKFTPQLGSSYIELPPQIKRKEACINVKNDDEACFAWSVISAVNPVDKNPQRVSKYPHYSQVLKLKGIQWPMTMKQIPNFEKQNDISINVYVLKKEKRDFKTLPTYLTKNKKEKHVNLLLVQDKYDDDTEGPIRCHYVWIKNLSRLLSKQLSNENGTKHVCDVCLHYFRSQEKLDVHKTSCKGRLDHICDRCLQPISSAVQLEAHTEDCIRINDTAIKMPEESNKMVKFKNFRNKIKAPFAVYADLESALKRTGDPKKPQEHVPVAVGYFFKCSYDDTLSFYDSYRGKDCMKWFADKLNQLAEDVSTVFMCPYDINMTTQQESDFHAATHCHICEQRFSPNDKKVRDHDHLTSENNYRGAAHEGCNINYKDVHTIPIIFHNLSGYDAHFIVNDIATHIDDARIKFRFIDSFRFMASSLDKLSSYLPKYTNLKSQFLSLPEEQFSLLTKKGIMPYDYIDSFKKFAEMSLPPIEFFYNKLEDKPCPRRHYRRAQDVWSSFSCSTLGDYVDLYMKTDILLLADVFEEFRSSCLKTYNLDPAHYFTLPGFTWDAMLKHTKQELELLTDPDMFLFVERGIRGGLSQVCSKRRVHANNKYMASYDPSKPDSYLMYFDVNNQYGWAMSQYLPYGGFEWVDSNIDVISIPDDSSEGYILEVDLEYPQHLHDRHKDIPFCPESLNPKTMFPPKRPRELTKLMVTLNDKTKYVIHYRALKQALANGLILTKIHKVLKFNQSAWLQPYIELNTNLRKAAKNEFEKNLFKLMNNAVFGKTMENVRKRVDIKLLTEWQGRYGAEARISSPLFKNATIFNENLVAVEMHRAEIWLDKPIYVGMSILDLAKTTIYNFQYDYLTSRFGENFTTCYTDTDSVIVEIREKDPYEAMIDDCYKYFDTSDYPVDNIYGIPQVNKKVLGRMKDENNGRIMTDYIGLRSKLYTTKVAITDDEIEKMRGELEEQQYEDDEIDNIINNYGVTKKAKGVKKSVVHTKITFEDYVECLDAFKYKSATQNLIRSDRHRVYTITQEKVALSPNDDKRHHLPESYDTLPWGHYSINNHEMDVD; this is translated from the coding sequence atgctGGCCGAAATTATCAAATATATAGCATCCATCTTGGGGTTGATTAGAAATGATTTTAATGATGAAAATGTTAGAAAAGGGCTGGTAGAGTGTACGAAAGCTATTAAAAAGATACATAATGCAATGAGAACTGCAAAAACGACGGGGGAGAAGCAGCACCTTGAAGCCCAGATGCGGCAAGTAAAAACTCTGCGAAACCAGCTGAAAGCCGAACACAAGAAGGGGGCAGGACTCACACCTACGAAGGAAACTGCTAAACATAGAGTGCAATGGGATGACTCCATATCAGCATTCAACTCGAGAATTAGAACGGGAGTCATCTCAAACATTAAACACAAGGATCCAGGCAGTTTCCTTAATGATTGCAAAGCCCTTTTTAAGCGGAGAATCCAAAACGTACTTAAGAAAGACGAGGCAGTAAAAGTTAACATGACATTTGGTGGAGACTTCGAGATAGCTAGCGGAGAGAAAATCTATAAAGATACAAAATATTTCACCACATCGAACTCGCCAATCTATCGAGACACCAATCTTGATGAGTGGTTTGAAAAGAAAGTGGTAGAACCCATCAACAGAGACTTGGAAGAATTCCAAGAACGTGATTCTGGATGGGCACTAAAGGCAGTTGTTAACCTGGGGGTgaacattaataaatttacaCCGCAACTAGGCTCATCATATATTGAACTTCCTCCTCAGATAAAGAGAAAAGAAGCATGTATTAATGTTAAAAATGATGATGAGGCATGTTTTGCGTGGTCTGTCATATCAGCGGTGAATCCTGTTGATAAAAATCCTCAAAGAGTGTCAAAATATCCGCACTACTCGCAAGTGCTGAAGTTGAAGGGAATACAGTGGCCAATGACGATGAAGCAGATTCctaattttgaaaaacagaatgaTATATCCATCAATGTTTAcgttttgaaaaaagaaaaaagagatttTAAGACCCTCCCAACATATTTAACTAAAAACAAGAAGGAAAAACATGTGAATCTGCTTCTTGTCCAAGATAAATACGATGATGATACCGAAGGTCCTATTAGATGCCATTATGTATGGATAAAAAATCTATCTCGCCTATTATCAAAACAGTTAAGTAATGAAAATGGAACAAAACATGTCTGTGATGTCTGCCTCCATTACTTTAGATCACAGGAAAAGTTAGATGTTCATAAGACAAGTTGCAAAGGGCGATTGGATCATATATGCGATAGGTGTTTACAACCAATTTCATCGGCTGTTCAGCTAGAAGCTCACACCGAAGACTGTATAAGGATTAACGATACTGCCATTAAAATGCCCGAGGAAAGCAATAAAatggtaaaatttaaaaatttccggaATAAGATTAAAGCCCCCTTCGCCGTGTACGCGGATCTCGAGAGTGCTTTGAAACGTACAGGAGATCCTAAAAAACCTCAAGAGCATGTTCCTGTAGCAGTTGGTTATTTCTTTAAATGCTCGTATGATGACACTTTGTCGTTTTATGACTCATATCGAGGAAAGGATTGCATGAAATGGTTCGCAGATAAACTTAATCAGCTTGCTGAGGATGTTTCTACGGTGTTTATGTGCCCATATGATATAAATATGACAACTCAGCAAGAGAGCGATTTCCATGCAGCCACTCATTGCCATATCTGTGAGCAGCGCTTTTCCCCCAATGATAAGAAAGTACGGGATCACGATCATCTCACTTCAGAAAATAATTATAGAGGTGCAGCTCACGAAGGGTGTAACATTAATTATAAAGATGTTCATACAATTCCAATAATATTTCATAATCTCTCCGGATATGACGCCCACTTCATTGTTAATGATATTGCTACACACATTGATGACGCTCGAATTAAATTCCGTTTTATCGATAGTTTTCGATTCATGGCGTCTTCCCTCGATAAACTTTCTTCGTATTTGCCTAAATATACTAACCTCAAATCTCAATTTTTATCGCTTCCTGAGGAGCAATTCAGTCTTTTAACCAAGAAAGGTATCATGCCTTACGATTATAtagattcatttaaaaaatttgctGAAATGTCTCTACCCCCCATTGAGTTCTTTTATAATAAACTTGAGGATAAACCATGTCCTCGACGACATTATCGTAGAGCCCAAGATGTCTGGTCTTCATTCTCGTGCTCCACTCTCGGGGATTATGTAGATCTTTATATGAAGACcgatattcttcttcttgcagaCGTTTTTGAAGAGTTCCGATCCAGTTGTCTCAAAACATATAATCTTGACCCAGCTCATTACTTCACTCTTCCCGGCTTCACgtgggatgcaatgcttaaaCATACCAAACAAGAACTGGAGCTTTTAACAGATCCAGATATGTTTTTGTTTGTGGAGCGTGGTATTCGTGGCGGTTTGAGTCAGGTATGCTCGAAACGTCGCGTCCACGCTAATAATAAGTATATGGCATCATACGATCCATCGAAGCCTGACTCATATCTAATGTATTTTGATGTCAATAACCAATACGGCTGGGCAATGTCACAATATCTTCCCTATGGTGGTTTCGAGTGGGTCGATTCTAATATAGACGTTATATCTATTCCTGACGATTCTTCTGAAGGGTACATTCTCGAGGTAGATTTAGAGTACCCTCAACATCTCCATGATCGTCATAAAGACATCCCATTCTGCCCAGAATCTTTGAACCCAAAAACTATGTTTCCTCCAAAACGTCCTCGAGAGCTCACCAAATTAATGGTCACCCTCAATGACAAAACAAAATACGTAATTCATTACAGAGCATTAAAGCAAGCATTAGCCAACGGGTTAATTTTAACAAAGATAcataaagttttgaaatttaatcaATCTGCGTGGCTGCAACCGTATATCGAGTTAAATACAAATCTCCGGAAGGCAGCGAAAAATGAGTTTGAAAAGAACCTTTTTAAGCTAATGAACAACGCTGTGTTTGGTAAGACCATGGAGAATGTGCGCAAGCGCGTTGATATTAAATTGTTGACGGAATGGCAGGGTCGTTATGGAGCTGAAGCAAGAATAAGTAGTCCCCTGTTTAAAAACGCTACTAtctttaatgaaaatttggttgCTGTCGAGATGCATAGAGCAGAAATATGGTTAGATAAACCGATTTATGTTGGAATGAGTATATTGGATTTAGCTAAAACAaccatatataattttcaatatgACTATTTGACCAGCAGGTTCGGAGAAAACTTTACGACTTGCTATACTGATACCGATAGTGTAATCGTAGAGATACGGGAAAAAGATCCCTATGAAGCAATGATAGACGATtgctataaatattttgatacgTCTGACTACCCAGTAGATAATATTTACGGCATCCCTCAGGTTAATAAAAAGGTATTGGGTAGGATGAAGGATGAGAATAATGGTCGCATTATGACCGACTATATAGGTCTTCGATCGAAATTGTACACTACAAAAGTAGCCATCacagatgatgaaattgaaaaaATGAGGGGGGAGTTGGAAGAACAGCAGTATGAGGATGACGAAAttgataatattattaataattatggtGTGACAAAGAAGGCGAAGGGGGTAAAGAAATCTGTTGTACACACTAAAATTACATTTGAAGACTATGTCGAGTGTTTGGATGCCTTTAAATATAAGTCCGCCACGCAGAATCTTATAAGATCAGATAGACATCGTGTATATACAATTACCCAGGAAAAGGTTGCGCTTAGCCCCAATGATGATAAAAGACATCACCTTCCGGAGTCTTATGATACGCTTCCATGGGGGCATTATTCAATTAATAATCATGAGATGGATGTTGATTAG